The Leucobacter viscericola genome includes a window with the following:
- a CDS encoding leucine-rich repeat domain-containing protein: protein MKIMEGMQLKPLRTFASAALAVAVLSVGVIGGTTAAQAAPNDEVSFADAGLKACVAKALGAPVLDPITEEQLNSLTGTLDCAEGGIDDVTPLQFAKSITGLNLGNNELADISPLAGLTNLTVLELDHNQIVDASPVAGLTNLSSLDLVFNQITDLSSLTGLTNIKYLYLDGNHAPDLTPLAGLDTLVTLTLGGNGITDLSPLAGLRNLDWLDLYVNKVTDLSPLSGLSKLRFLELTHNDVSDVSPLAALPVISTIEIGDNHVADISPLAGLETLQSVYLVGQTLPAQAAIVGVPSAVPTVTILDGSVAPLTVGNGAGSVAGGAVTWSVAGDGTLVWSQKVTVGPSTSNFSGTVPYTATEAAAAPLLSGSPTAGVVGSDYSYSFDVSGPPMPTVSVTAGALPDGLTLSTDGVLSGTPTAPGTYTFTLTASNGTAPDAVLEVKLVITAAADPADTPKAPVTQEAPVVKPGSAPQTLAVTGADPVFGWLASGALGLLAGGAMLFIARRRLSH from the coding sequence ATGAAGATTATGGAAGGTATGCAGTTGAAACCATTGAGAACATTTGCCTCGGCGGCCCTTGCGGTTGCTGTGCTGAGTGTCGGTGTGATTGGGGGCACGACGGCTGCCCAAGCCGCCCCCAATGATGAAGTGAGCTTTGCTGACGCTGGGCTGAAGGCCTGTGTCGCGAAGGCACTGGGTGCTCCGGTGCTCGACCCAATTACTGAGGAGCAACTCAATTCGCTGACCGGGACGCTTGATTGTGCAGAAGGAGGCATTGATGATGTCACTCCGCTGCAGTTTGCCAAAAGCATCACCGGCCTCAATCTTGGCAATAACGAACTCGCTGACATCTCGCCCCTGGCTGGCCTCACTAACCTCACCGTCCTCGAACTTGACCACAATCAAATCGTGGATGCATCACCCGTGGCCGGTTTGACGAACCTATCCAGCTTGGACCTGGTTTTTAACCAGATCACGGATCTGTCTTCGCTGACCGGACTGACGAACATCAAGTACCTGTATCTCGACGGGAACCACGCCCCAGACCTCACTCCACTCGCCGGTCTAGATACGCTCGTCACGCTCACGCTTGGTGGTAATGGAATCACGGACCTGTCTCCCCTGGCAGGTCTTCGTAATCTCGACTGGCTTGACCTGTATGTGAACAAGGTCACGGACCTGTCGCCGCTGTCAGGGCTGAGTAAACTGCGTTTTCTTGAGTTAACCCACAACGATGTTTCGGATGTGTCGCCGCTGGCCGCGCTTCCGGTCATATCGACGATTGAAATCGGGGACAATCACGTTGCTGATATCTCGCCTTTGGCTGGCCTCGAGACGCTGCAGAGTGTCTATCTGGTAGGTCAGACTCTCCCCGCTCAGGCGGCAATCGTTGGGGTTCCCAGCGCAGTTCCGACAGTCACCATACTTGATGGGTCAGTGGCGCCGTTGACAGTTGGAAACGGAGCCGGCTCTGTAGCGGGCGGTGCAGTCACCTGGTCTGTTGCGGGTGACGGGACACTGGTCTGGTCGCAAAAGGTAACGGTTGGACCATCCACTTCAAACTTCAGCGGAACCGTTCCGTATACGGCTACCGAAGCTGCTGCAGCGCCGTTGCTTTCGGGGTCTCCAACGGCCGGCGTTGTGGGCTCGGACTATTCATACTCGTTCGACGTGAGTGGCCCCCCTATGCCTACGGTTTCGGTTACCGCCGGCGCGCTTCCTGACGGGCTCACCCTGTCGACTGACGGAGTGCTCTCGGGCACTCCGACCGCGCCCGGAACCTACACGTTCACGCTGACCGCTTCAAACGGCACCGCCCCAGACGCGGTTCTTGAGGTGAAGCTCGTCATTACGGCGGCTGCGGATCCCGCTGATACGCCGAAGGCTCCGGTTACCCAGGAAGCTCCGGTCGTGAAGCCGGGTTCAGCGCCGCAAACCCTAGCAGTTACGGGTGCCGACCCGGTCTTCGGTTGGCTCGCGAGCGGCGCACTGGGGCTACTCGCTGGAGGGGCAATGCTCTTCATTGCGAGGCGCCGCCTGTCTCACTAG
- a CDS encoding SdrD B-like domain-containing protein, translating into MTVAQKTGTAPFTPGSTAAGDDPGDDDPGNIVRTNDTVTYTVGVRYHGEDQTNSQLKFSLPRGQTLAVLPPFCLAGSSVSPSSDSIPAPAVPLTSSSWESLPVQQVTCNLGKGEVASALDYSFVSKVRPEVPNGTVMDDVVFTAASDQATDPVATPPLSQTVSAAPQFDVSKRGEATAANQGPLGQSTGACPSDSTKACVSVFYPMTITAPQGGKGVTPLGNPIRFQDDLSPASFFGDTVWSQMVAKAGSESAARAAYAPMLEVCTPIVANSSLKLSVPYSKAGQGSYANAANSVRDSGSVDCTQDAPGDPAQITITNADTSAYTFPTTSGSGTQLSADRAYLFSYEIRVAVPQAAVLEFGGKSSPYTIATHNEFNKFEMTGIDGQANIGEKVENNDRDAMIRIQNGFGLNKFFAGIWGTPGNTPAYDFSDSYLYEGLPGSAKKQDGNTVVMPGQSVQSVLAVSATGPAGSGTEYSKTSVSCDVWDPSRLALAAKQDWHGYDQTLYPSNGKPVYVSGYLEQYTSRGAAAVGSATSGVKNLKIEYSSGPSGAGDGSDCSQGTWFADPSDVPGAKVNTDADGRTTWEGVNRVRVTYNTEWPEGTTYGATYLYMSIGQVVLDNGSSDEIGNWASQIRADGIKTAKEAIADPDHVSVPSEYDPATHKGSTGDRLIPGNAIVRVAKYVKNPETGEFTDTAVPLYKAGSSVEYRLNPSLTAAVPASDVQYPVTMEDCLPLHQVFKKSEQAGAAITPDLVQMGSPADAGLKCADDRQYVHWDLGMRTVGAAIDPVIVSTDILSTARNGTYANDVVVASPADTGPVSSRSDSVQIQILSPTGIKIAKGVDKPIIEVNPEGVTKPRTMTWSVQFANLDSSSTVSNVDAIDVLPANGENGNKFNGQLRFDSATPAAGDNINVLYTKQAVADLDSDPSASSNESAGATVWCDAVGGKVVSGSGSAADCPQNKSEVTGLRFLRSGEFTPDQEFQVDIAMTPINNAVGDHYRNITSGRADGVSQGVGPAARTVDVIGSTVGDYVWEDTNKDGLQTAGEPGVSDFPVRLIGTDVDGNAVDLQTKTDSNGHYLFEGLASGEYRVVFDPNALSSNTTFTEQSVGDDTSVDSDADKVTGETKSFTLGSDAEDLTLDAGLVIDRNVNVVLDKKLLGTPELDKNHNTTLAYALDVTNEGTADTTYDLSDKLKFGGDITINSVSVKRDGASQAHVNSDFDGQGNQNIVSDVALSGGETHTYLVTVKATAATKITASERDCVVEKGEAGSGFLNTAELVANGKTISDKACGEVPPIPEDSQAGTLAITGAAGTWTLMLGGLALAVLGAGAFVVRRRNRRA; encoded by the coding sequence ATGACAGTCGCGCAGAAAACTGGCACGGCCCCGTTTACCCCGGGAAGTACCGCTGCTGGTGACGACCCGGGTGATGATGATCCGGGAAATATCGTGCGAACCAACGACACGGTGACCTATACGGTGGGTGTTCGTTATCACGGTGAGGATCAGACAAACAGCCAACTGAAGTTCAGTCTTCCACGAGGTCAGACGCTTGCAGTCTTGCCGCCATTCTGTCTCGCAGGCTCGTCGGTTTCCCCCAGTAGCGACTCAATCCCTGCCCCGGCGGTGCCTCTCACTTCTTCCTCATGGGAATCGCTGCCGGTACAGCAGGTGACCTGCAACCTTGGAAAGGGCGAGGTAGCGAGTGCGCTTGACTACAGCTTTGTGTCCAAGGTGCGCCCGGAGGTGCCAAACGGCACTGTCATGGATGACGTGGTGTTTACTGCCGCATCAGATCAAGCAACGGACCCGGTAGCGACTCCCCCTCTGTCGCAGACGGTTTCAGCGGCCCCGCAGTTCGACGTATCAAAGCGTGGTGAGGCGACTGCTGCGAACCAGGGACCTTTGGGTCAGTCGACCGGGGCGTGCCCAAGCGACAGCACCAAGGCATGTGTCTCAGTGTTCTATCCAATGACGATTACTGCACCCCAGGGCGGGAAGGGAGTAACGCCACTTGGCAATCCCATTCGGTTCCAGGATGACCTGTCTCCGGCGTCGTTCTTCGGGGACACCGTTTGGTCTCAGATGGTCGCAAAAGCAGGTTCAGAGAGCGCAGCCCGCGCTGCTTACGCTCCAATGCTCGAAGTGTGCACTCCGATCGTGGCCAACAGCTCGTTGAAGTTGTCAGTCCCTTACAGTAAAGCTGGCCAGGGTTCGTACGCGAACGCAGCGAATTCCGTTCGAGATTCCGGCTCGGTGGATTGCACCCAGGATGCCCCTGGAGATCCCGCTCAGATTACAATCACCAATGCGGACACGAGCGCCTACACGTTCCCGACGACGAGCGGGAGCGGAACGCAACTGAGTGCGGATCGCGCCTACCTGTTCAGCTACGAGATTCGAGTGGCAGTGCCCCAGGCGGCAGTGCTTGAGTTTGGTGGTAAGAGCTCGCCCTACACCATTGCAACGCACAACGAATTCAACAAATTTGAGATGACCGGCATTGATGGTCAGGCAAACATCGGCGAGAAGGTCGAAAACAACGATCGCGACGCGATGATTCGCATTCAAAACGGCTTCGGCTTGAATAAGTTCTTCGCGGGCATTTGGGGAACCCCGGGCAATACGCCTGCGTATGACTTTTCTGATTCGTACCTCTACGAGGGCCTCCCCGGATCCGCAAAAAAGCAAGATGGCAACACGGTTGTGATGCCGGGTCAGTCCGTGCAGAGTGTTCTCGCAGTATCAGCAACCGGCCCCGCTGGCTCGGGAACTGAATACTCCAAGACCAGTGTTTCCTGTGACGTTTGGGATCCAAGCCGCCTGGCACTTGCTGCCAAACAGGATTGGCATGGATACGACCAGACACTGTACCCGAGCAATGGCAAGCCAGTTTATGTATCGGGATACCTGGAGCAGTACACGTCGCGCGGTGCCGCGGCCGTGGGAAGCGCCACTTCAGGAGTAAAAAATCTGAAGATTGAGTACAGCTCAGGTCCTTCAGGGGCCGGAGACGGTTCTGACTGCTCTCAGGGAACCTGGTTTGCCGACCCCAGTGATGTTCCCGGTGCGAAGGTGAACACTGATGCAGACGGACGAACCACCTGGGAAGGCGTTAACCGTGTGCGCGTCACCTACAACACCGAGTGGCCGGAAGGAACTACCTACGGTGCCACCTACCTCTACATGTCCATTGGGCAGGTGGTGCTGGATAACGGTAGCAGCGACGAAATCGGAAACTGGGCGTCTCAGATTCGGGCAGATGGAATCAAGACCGCGAAAGAAGCGATTGCCGACCCAGACCACGTTTCAGTGCCATCGGAGTATGATCCTGCAACGCACAAGGGAAGCACCGGCGATAGGTTGATTCCGGGCAATGCGATCGTTCGGGTCGCTAAGTATGTGAAGAACCCCGAAACCGGAGAGTTCACTGACACTGCGGTGCCGCTCTATAAAGCTGGGAGCTCGGTGGAGTATCGCCTGAACCCCTCGCTTACCGCTGCGGTTCCGGCATCAGATGTTCAGTACCCCGTCACGATGGAAGACTGCTTGCCGCTGCATCAGGTGTTTAAGAAATCTGAACAGGCTGGCGCCGCAATTACTCCTGACCTGGTTCAGATGGGCTCTCCAGCGGACGCTGGGTTGAAGTGTGCTGATGACCGCCAGTATGTGCACTGGGATCTGGGCATGCGCACTGTGGGTGCAGCGATTGACCCAGTGATCGTGTCAACAGATATCTTGTCGACAGCCAGGAACGGCACCTACGCAAATGACGTTGTTGTTGCTTCGCCGGCAGACACAGGGCCAGTCTCCTCCAGGTCAGACTCTGTGCAGATCCAGATCCTCTCACCGACGGGAATCAAGATCGCGAAGGGTGTCGATAAACCGATCATTGAGGTGAACCCCGAGGGAGTCACCAAGCCGCGCACGATGACCTGGTCTGTGCAGTTTGCAAACCTGGACTCAAGCTCCACGGTGTCGAATGTGGACGCGATTGACGTGCTCCCCGCGAACGGTGAGAACGGGAACAAGTTCAATGGTCAGCTTCGGTTCGACTCGGCAACTCCGGCTGCTGGCGACAACATCAACGTTCTCTACACCAAACAGGCTGTCGCAGATCTAGATTCGGATCCTTCGGCCTCGAGCAACGAAAGTGCCGGCGCTACGGTCTGGTGTGATGCAGTTGGCGGCAAGGTAGTTTCCGGTTCTGGAAGCGCTGCCGATTGCCCGCAGAACAAGAGTGAGGTCACGGGCCTGCGGTTCCTGCGGTCCGGGGAATTTACTCCTGACCAAGAGTTCCAGGTGGATATTGCCATGACGCCAATCAACAATGCGGTTGGCGACCACTACCGCAACATCACCTCTGGCCGCGCTGATGGCGTGAGCCAGGGAGTTGGCCCCGCCGCGCGTACGGTCGATGTCATTGGCTCAACCGTCGGTGACTACGTCTGGGAGGACACGAATAAAGATGGACTCCAGACCGCGGGTGAACCTGGCGTATCGGACTTTCCGGTGCGGCTGATTGGCACTGATGTTGATGGCAATGCTGTCGACCTTCAGACGAAGACAGACAGCAACGGTCACTACCTGTTCGAAGGCCTCGCCTCTGGTGAATACCGCGTGGTGTTTGATCCGAACGCTCTCAGCTCGAACACGACGTTCACCGAACAGAGTGTTGGAGACGATACTTCGGTGGACTCGGATGCTGACAAGGTAACCGGTGAGACGAAGAGCTTTACTCTTGGAAGTGATGCTGAGGATCTCACCCTAGACGCCGGTCTTGTGATCGATCGAAACGTGAACGTTGTGCTCGACAAGAAGCTTCTGGGCACACCAGAGCTGGACAAGAACCACAACACGACACTGGCCTACGCGCTCGACGTAACAAACGAGGGCACGGCCGACACCACCTACGACCTGAGCGACAAGCTCAAGTTCGGTGGCGACATCACGATTAACAGCGTTTCCGTGAAGCGCGACGGTGCAAGCCAGGCTCACGTAAACTCCGACTTCGATGGCCAGGGTAACCAAAACATCGTGAGTGACGTCGCCCTGTCGGGCGGAGAAACCCACACCTACCTGGTGACGGTGAAGGCGACCGCCGCAACCAAAATCACCGCGAGTGAGCGAGATTGCGTCGTGGAAAAGGGTGAAGCAGGAAGCGGTTTCCTGAACACCGCAGAGCTTGTTGCGAATGGGAAAACCATCTCTGACAAGGCCTGTGGCGAAGTTCCTCCGATCCCTGAGGATTCGCAGGCCGGGACGCTGGCAATTACCGGTGCTGCCGGGACCTGGACGCTCATGCTCGGTGGGCTCGCGCTCGCAGTGCTAGGAGCCGGTGCGTTTGTGGTCCGTCGTCGGAACCGCAGAGCCTGA
- a CDS encoding SMI1/KNR4 family protein, with product MNEVVWQFADRDVTLEEIAAIQQELGVELPSDYVTCIRKNNGASAEPDLFELETGEQKVFGTLLSFDRESEEFVLDVFNDHKAALPAGAIPIAFDPAGNLICFDYGGDDANPAVVFWNHENAGDKDILMSELGLTATQADAMVRKKLTRIASTFTAFVEGLHG from the coding sequence GTGAACGAAGTCGTGTGGCAGTTTGCAGACAGGGATGTGACCCTGGAAGAGATCGCCGCAATTCAACAAGAATTGGGTGTTGAACTGCCGAGCGACTACGTCACGTGCATTCGTAAGAACAACGGAGCCAGTGCAGAACCGGATCTCTTCGAGCTAGAAACGGGAGAACAGAAGGTTTTCGGAACGCTGTTGTCTTTTGACCGCGAAAGCGAAGAGTTCGTTCTCGATGTATTCAACGACCACAAAGCAGCCTTGCCCGCGGGTGCAATACCGATTGCTTTTGATCCTGCGGGAAACCTCATTTGCTTTGATTATGGCGGTGACGACGCTAATCCAGCGGTGGTGTTCTGGAATCACGAGAATGCGGGTGACAAAGACATTCTGATGAGTGAACTGGGTTTGACGGCAACACAAGCCGATGCGATGGTGAGAAAGAAGCTCACCCGTATTGCGTCGACTTTTACTGCATTTGTGGAAGGTCTTCACGGTTGA
- a CDS encoding leucine-rich repeat domain-containing protein — protein sequence MITNGGYRQRPESFALRRGEATGYFFEMLGAMLSGRAPLSATLLFYVALVIAACAFAALLYSLWPPEAPNATQDKYDVSELTWDTSSRDFKDLSRYTKLERLSLSNTEITNLKALIPMTELRVLDISGTRVADLSPLSELENLTELRAYETQVVDLAPLSRLKNLRVLLLDSTLITDLAPLQGLPQLTELGISETKVSDLGPLSTLTELTELNADNTGVSDISPLGSLHRLKRLYLSDTQVAQVAPLRGISELKLLNLTNTPVTDEGLLADRKNLKIIRTS from the coding sequence ATGATTACCAATGGTGGCTACAGACAGCGTCCCGAGTCTTTCGCTCTGAGGCGTGGTGAGGCCACGGGGTATTTCTTTGAGATGCTTGGCGCGATGTTGTCGGGGCGGGCACCTCTCAGCGCGACACTCTTGTTCTATGTAGCGCTTGTAATAGCCGCCTGTGCATTCGCCGCACTGCTGTACTCGCTGTGGCCGCCCGAGGCCCCTAACGCAACTCAAGATAAGTACGACGTAAGCGAACTCACCTGGGACACCAGCTCGCGCGATTTCAAAGATCTGTCCCGGTACACAAAACTGGAACGACTCTCGCTCAGCAACACTGAGATCACGAATCTCAAGGCACTTATTCCGATGACGGAGCTTAGGGTGCTGGACATATCCGGCACTCGCGTGGCAGACCTTTCCCCACTGTCGGAACTGGAGAACCTGACTGAGCTCCGAGCTTACGAAACGCAAGTGGTGGATCTCGCGCCGCTTTCAAGGCTCAAGAATCTGCGCGTGCTGCTGCTGGACAGCACTCTGATTACGGACTTAGCTCCGCTGCAGGGCCTCCCTCAGCTCACCGAACTGGGGATCTCCGAGACGAAAGTGTCGGATCTTGGACCGCTGTCGACGCTCACAGAGTTAACCGAGCTGAACGCCGACAACACTGGCGTGAGCGATATCAGTCCTCTCGGGAGTCTTCACCGTCTGAAGCGCCTCTATTTGTCAGACACACAGGTGGCGCAGGTTGCGCCGCTGCGGGGAATCTCAGAGCTGAAGCTGCTCAATCTAACAAATACCCCCGTTACAGACGAAGGGTTGTTGGCGGATCGCAAGAACCTCAAGATCATCAGGACGAGTTAG
- a CDS encoding carbamate kinase: MRIVVALGGNALARRGEPMTAERLRANVRSTCQALAGLADKNELVITHGNGPQVGLLALQNLAYQDVAAYPLDILGAETQGMIGYVVQQELSNALGGAREVAAIITTTVVDENDPAFEHPTKLIGPTYSAEDAAEAAAEYRWTIAKDGKAFRRVVPSPQPISIQQAPLIKSLLKGGTLVVCAGGGGVPVRVDQTGALQAGVQAVVDKDLASAALAADLSADTLIMLTDGEYVSENWGTPEQRDILTASADAISELKFAEGSMQPKVDAAIRVARAGGRALIGPLDRLDDLLARNIGTEIRPDVKGGIVYVKK, encoded by the coding sequence ATGCGCATTGTTGTTGCTCTGGGCGGAAACGCCCTCGCAAGACGCGGCGAGCCAATGACCGCGGAACGCCTCCGCGCAAACGTGCGGTCTACCTGCCAGGCACTGGCCGGGCTAGCTGACAAGAATGAACTCGTCATTACACACGGCAACGGCCCCCAGGTAGGTCTGCTCGCGTTGCAGAATCTCGCTTACCAGGATGTGGCGGCATACCCGCTCGACATCCTCGGCGCCGAAACCCAGGGCATGATCGGTTACGTGGTGCAGCAGGAACTCTCGAACGCGCTCGGTGGCGCGCGCGAGGTTGCCGCAATCATCACGACCACGGTTGTTGACGAGAATGATCCCGCGTTTGAGCACCCAACTAAGCTCATCGGGCCGACCTATTCGGCCGAGGATGCAGCAGAGGCCGCGGCCGAATACCGCTGGACAATCGCGAAGGACGGCAAAGCGTTTCGCCGGGTCGTGCCGTCTCCACAGCCGATTTCTATTCAGCAGGCACCGCTGATCAAATCACTACTCAAGGGTGGCACCCTCGTCGTTTGCGCCGGTGGTGGTGGTGTACCAGTGCGTGTCGACCAGACGGGCGCGCTGCAGGCGGGTGTGCAGGCGGTTGTCGATAAGGACCTCGCAAGTGCCGCGCTGGCGGCGGACCTCAGCGCTGACACTCTCATCATGCTGACCGATGGTGAGTACGTGAGCGAAAACTGGGGAACACCCGAGCAGCGTGACATCCTCACCGCCTCGGCCGATGCGATCTCCGAGCTGAAGTTTGCCGAGGGCTCGATGCAGCCCAAGGTTGACGCCGCGATTCGGGTTGCGCGAGCGGGCGGGCGGGCCCTCATCGGGCCGCTTGATCGGCTCGACGACCTGCTCGCACGCAACATCGGAACCGAGATTCGGCCCGATGTTAAGGGTGGGATCGTCTACGTGAAGAAGTAA
- a CDS encoding cytosine permease → MVKAETEDTTRGSAASGAPGWRLALILLGILVTPVVLSAPTLGTGLPMGSMIAAILVGAVILTLLASLTLSIGQHARQPTYDIVRFPFGRLGAKAVTVLLAVSLFGWSAVTANGFGLAVSNLLSTSFGISVPLPILVTIGCIIFVASTAFGFEVIGKVAQWAVPVIVLILGFLVFQSLSAGLSAHAQSGSMPWGVAVSTVVGTAIVLVVTAADFGSFTRSRKHAIVGAILTFLVAYPLLYVAGAIPSVLTGKGSLIDAMGIIASVVPAIILMVIASVTANAGNMFQGTLAFANLFNIVRKKWMLTVALGIGVAVIGSMDVGAWLPSFLLFLGVAAPPVAGIYIVDFALYRRRGYDESVLKSQPAVRLDTYAIWFAGSILGFLCANGILTITSVPSLDSLLFSALLYGALGLIRRQRA, encoded by the coding sequence ATGGTCAAAGCTGAAACCGAAGACACCACCCGCGGTAGCGCTGCCTCTGGTGCACCGGGATGGCGCCTGGCCTTGATCCTTCTCGGCATCTTGGTGACGCCGGTTGTGCTCTCCGCTCCAACCCTCGGCACGGGATTGCCCATGGGAAGCATGATCGCGGCCATCCTTGTCGGTGCCGTGATCCTCACCCTGCTCGCTTCGCTCACACTCTCAATTGGTCAGCACGCCCGGCAGCCTACGTATGACATCGTTCGGTTTCCGTTTGGGCGACTCGGTGCAAAAGCCGTAACCGTGCTGCTCGCCGTGAGCCTCTTCGGTTGGAGCGCCGTGACGGCCAACGGGTTTGGACTCGCCGTCTCAAACCTGCTGAGCACTTCCTTTGGTATCAGTGTTCCCCTTCCGATTCTGGTAACGATCGGCTGCATCATCTTTGTCGCATCAACCGCATTCGGTTTTGAGGTGATCGGCAAGGTTGCGCAGTGGGCTGTTCCGGTTATCGTCTTGATCCTTGGATTCCTGGTGTTCCAGTCGCTCTCGGCGGGGCTCAGCGCACACGCGCAGAGCGGATCCATGCCGTGGGGTGTTGCCGTGTCAACGGTTGTCGGAACGGCTATCGTGCTGGTGGTCACCGCGGCCGACTTCGGAAGCTTCACTCGTAGCCGCAAGCACGCGATCGTCGGTGCGATTCTCACCTTCTTGGTTGCATATCCGCTGCTCTATGTTGCGGGGGCAATCCCGAGCGTGCTGACGGGCAAGGGATCGTTGATTGACGCGATGGGGATCATCGCCTCGGTTGTTCCCGCGATCATTCTGATGGTGATCGCCTCGGTCACGGCTAACGCAGGCAACATGTTTCAGGGCACACTCGCCTTTGCGAACCTGTTCAACATTGTGCGCAAGAAGTGGATGCTGACTGTAGCCCTGGGCATTGGAGTGGCTGTTATTGGCAGCATGGACGTGGGCGCGTGGCTTCCGAGCTTCTTGCTCTTCCTAGGCGTCGCAGCACCTCCCGTCGCGGGTATCTACATTGTCGACTTCGCCCTCTACCGCCGACGCGGTTACGACGAGTCAGTGCTCAAATCACAGCCTGCGGTGCGACTTGACACATACGCAATCTGGTTCGCCGGCAGCATCCTCGGTTTCCTGTGCGCCAATGGCATCCTCACGATCACCTCGGTGCCCTCGCTCGACTCACTGCTGTTCAGTGCTCTGCTCTACGGGGCACTTGGGCTTATTCGGCGCCAACGAGCATAA
- a CDS encoding allophanate hydrolase-related protein: MNTTRLAVNGTLMRGLVLNPNLTAVGATFVTETTTEACYRLWSIDDVHPAMIRVTDNSGTAVALEVWDVPNDGIATVLGQEPAGLSIGKVQLADGSTVLGVLGEPFLVEGKRDITEFGGWRAYTAAMTDTEG; encoded by the coding sequence ATGAACACCACACGTCTTGCCGTCAACGGCACCCTCATGCGCGGCCTTGTGCTCAACCCCAATCTCACTGCGGTCGGGGCGACGTTCGTCACTGAAACCACGACTGAGGCATGCTACCGGCTGTGGAGCATCGACGATGTTCACCCAGCAATGATCCGCGTGACAGACAACAGCGGCACCGCGGTCGCCCTCGAGGTGTGGGATGTGCCGAACGATGGCATCGCCACGGTTCTCGGCCAAGAGCCCGCAGGTCTCTCGATCGGAAAAGTTCAACTTGCCGATGGGTCAACGGTGCTCGGTGTGCTCGGCGAGCCATTCCTGGTGGAGGGAAAGCGCGATATCACCGAATTTGGTGGATGGCGTGCCTACACTGCTGCGATGACAGATACGGAGGGCTGA
- a CDS encoding DUF1116 domain-containing protein, with the protein MMHLLSREPEVLNLGLASFADDIISAGATAHQLNWHPPANGDAAAGWQLAKLMGDDRVTEANKIAFDRYLSAQPRLVDVALASDVIDDMATTRLILHAGPPIAFADMCGPMRGAITGAILYEGWAASEEEALALADSGEIRFAPCHHYGAVGPMAGVISPSSPLWQVENVTSGNRAYSNFNEGLGKVLRFGANGPEVIERLRWMRDELFPAMRGAVRHIGGIDLKPIMAQALLMGDEIHNRNAAATGLLFKQLVPALLATDLPTGQVQRSIDFIAGNDHFFLNLSMAASKAMLDAATGVPGSSMVTVMARNGINFGIRLSGTGDQWFQAPANPIDGLFFPGYGIDDAAPDLGDSAITETAGVGGFAMAAAPAIVQFVGGTPADATAHSRRMRTITLGTNPVFSLPALDFAGSAAGIDALAVLDSGTLPVINSGIAHRKAGVGQIGAGITSAPQACFAEAVAALAENLTND; encoded by the coding sequence ATGATGCACCTACTTTCTCGAGAGCCCGAGGTGCTGAACCTCGGCCTAGCTTCTTTTGCTGACGACATCATCAGCGCCGGAGCAACCGCCCACCAGCTCAATTGGCACCCACCGGCAAATGGAGATGCTGCAGCCGGCTGGCAGCTCGCCAAGCTGATGGGTGATGATCGTGTCACCGAAGCGAACAAAATCGCTTTCGACCGCTACCTGAGCGCTCAGCCTCGTTTGGTCGACGTCGCTCTTGCAAGCGACGTGATCGACGACATGGCCACCACGCGGCTTATCTTGCACGCTGGCCCGCCGATCGCGTTTGCCGATATGTGCGGACCCATGCGCGGCGCAATCACTGGCGCCATCCTCTACGAGGGATGGGCTGCATCCGAAGAAGAGGCGCTGGCACTCGCAGACAGCGGCGAGATCCGTTTTGCACCCTGCCACCACTACGGTGCGGTGGGGCCGATGGCCGGCGTCATCAGCCCTTCAAGCCCGCTGTGGCAGGTCGAGAACGTCACGTCTGGCAACCGGGCCTACAGCAACTTCAACGAGGGCCTCGGCAAGGTGCTTCGGTTTGGCGCAAATGGCCCCGAGGTAATCGAGCGTTTGCGTTGGATGCGCGACGAGTTGTTCCCCGCAATGCGGGGAGCGGTGCGTCACATCGGCGGGATCGACCTGAAGCCAATTATGGCCCAGGCGTTGCTCATGGGCGACGAGATTCACAATCGCAACGCCGCCGCGACCGGGCTGCTGTTCAAGCAGCTCGTGCCCGCTTTGCTCGCAACCGACCTCCCCACTGGGCAGGTACAGCGTTCGATCGACTTCATCGCCGGCAATGACCACTTCTTCTTGAACCTATCGATGGCGGCCAGCAAGGCCATGCTCGACGCCGCGACAGGGGTGCCGGGCAGCTCAATGGTCACCGTGATGGCTCGAAACGGAATCAACTTTGGGATCCGCCTCTCGGGCACGGGGGACCAGTGGTTCCAGGCACCCGCCAACCCCATCGACGGCCTGTTCTTTCCCGGTTACGGCATCGATGATGCCGCGCCAGACCTGGGGGACAGCGCCATCACCGAGACTGCCGGTGTCGGCGGGTTCGCGATGGCGGCCGCCCCTGCGATTGTGCAGTTTGTCGGGGGAACGCCCGCGGATGCAACGGCACACAGCCGACGCATGCGCACGATCACACTCGGAACGAACCCTGTCTTCAGCCTTCCCGCCCTGGACTTCGCGGGAAGTGCGGCAGGCATTGACGCACTCGCCGTGCTCGACTCCGGCACACTGCCGGTGATTAACAGCGGCATCGCCCACCGTAAGGCCGGTGTCGGTCAGATCGGTGCGGGCATCACCTCGGCACCTCAGGCATGTTTTGCGGAGGCGGTCGCCGCCCTCGCTGAAAATCTCACTAACGATTAA